Proteins encoded within one genomic window of Methanothrix harundinacea 6Ac:
- the ectB gene encoding diaminobutyrate--2-oxoglutarate transaminase — protein MSTINRLESKVRSYCRHFPVVFTKARGATLEDEGGNVYIDFLAGAGALNYGHNDPALKAKLLDYIEADQIVHGLDMATGAKQAFMEAFESLILSPRRMRYKMQFTGPTGTNAVEAAMKIARNFTDRQTIVSFTNGFHGVTLGSVAATGNSHFRDGCGMQPQGTAFMPYDGYMGDGIDTTEYLDKMLADGSSGLDHPAAVIVETVQGEGGINVARNEWLRSLEAVCRKHGILLIVDEIQAGCGRTGTFFSFEEAGISPDIITLSKSLSGYGLPLSLVLMKPELDQWKPGEHNGTFRGNNLAFVTARAALEEYWRDGSFEREVRRKGGIVRERLERLVDLDERGVLSARGRGMMQALDCTIGELATRISALAFEKGLIMETSGSDDQVLKCLMPLTISDEELERGLSILEESVIEALSEIPEEALDKDGEKLWMEVLA, from the coding sequence ATGAGCACCATCAATCGTCTTGAGTCAAAGGTTCGAAGCTACTGCCGCCACTTCCCCGTGGTCTTCACAAAGGCCAGGGGGGCGACCCTGGAGGACGAGGGGGGAAATGTGTACATCGACTTTCTCGCCGGCGCCGGAGCCCTCAACTACGGCCACAATGACCCGGCTCTGAAGGCGAAGCTCCTCGATTACATCGAGGCGGACCAGATAGTCCACGGCCTGGACATGGCCACGGGGGCGAAGCAGGCCTTCATGGAGGCCTTCGAGTCCCTGATCCTCTCGCCCCGGAGGATGAGGTACAAGATGCAATTTACGGGCCCGACGGGGACGAACGCCGTCGAGGCGGCGATGAAGATAGCCCGGAACTTCACCGACCGCCAGACGATCGTCTCCTTCACCAACGGCTTTCACGGCGTCACCCTGGGGTCGGTCGCTGCCACCGGAAACAGCCACTTCCGGGATGGGTGCGGGATGCAGCCCCAGGGGACGGCCTTCATGCCCTACGACGGCTACATGGGCGACGGAATAGACACCACCGAGTACCTGGACAAGATGCTCGCCGATGGGAGCAGCGGCCTCGACCATCCGGCGGCCGTCATCGTCGAGACGGTCCAGGGCGAGGGGGGGATCAACGTGGCGAGGAATGAATGGCTCCGCTCCCTGGAGGCGGTCTGCCGGAAGCACGGCATCCTCCTGATCGTCGACGAGATCCAGGCGGGGTGCGGAAGGACCGGGACCTTCTTCAGCTTCGAGGAGGCGGGGATATCCCCGGATATCATAACCCTCTCCAAGTCCCTCAGCGGCTACGGCCTTCCCCTCTCCCTGGTCCTGATGAAGCCGGAGCTCGACCAGTGGAAGCCGGGGGAGCACAACGGGACCTTCCGGGGAAACAACCTCGCCTTCGTCACCGCCAGGGCTGCCCTGGAGGAGTACTGGAGGGACGGATCCTTCGAGAGGGAGGTGAGGAGGAAGGGCGGGATCGTCCGGGAGAGGCTGGAGAGGCTCGTCGACCTGGACGAGAGGGGCGTCCTCTCCGCCCGGGGGAGGGGGATGATGCAGGCCCTCGACTGCACCATCGGCGAACTTGCCACCCGGATTTCGGCCCTCGCCTTCGAGAAGGGGCTGATCATGGAGACCTCCGGATCCGATGACCAGGTCTTAAAGTGCCTCATGCCTCTCACCATCAGCGACGAAGAGCTGGAGCGGGGGCTCTCCATCCTGGAGGAGTCGGTGATCGAGGCATTATCGGAGATCCCCGAGGAGGCTCTGGATAAAGATGGTGAGAAGCTCTGGATGGAGGTTCTGGCATGA
- a CDS encoding ectoine synthase, with protein sequence MIVRRLSEAERTGRRVVAANWESTRLLLKGDGMGFSFHITTIYPGTETLICYKNHLESVYCLEGEGEVEVLEGGEAREGFDLRRSDARGDGGGGAGGRVFKIAPGTIYALDRHDRHLLRAKTPLRLACVFNPPLRGREVHDEEGAYPLEAEEGAERWSGIQGM encoded by the coding sequence ATGATCGTGAGGAGGCTCTCGGAGGCGGAGAGGACCGGCCGGAGGGTGGTGGCCGCAAACTGGGAGAGCACCCGACTCCTCCTGAAGGGGGATGGGATGGGCTTCTCCTTTCACATAACCACCATCTATCCGGGGACTGAGACCCTCATCTGTTACAAAAATCACCTCGAATCGGTCTACTGCCTCGAGGGCGAAGGGGAGGTGGAGGTCCTGGAGGGGGGCGAGGCCAGGGAGGGGTTCGACCTCCGGAGGTCTGATGCCAGAGGCGACGGAGGCGGCGGCGCAGGCGGAAGAGTTTTCAAGATCGCCCCCGGCACCATCTACGCCCTGGACCGGCACGACCGCCACCTCCTCCGGGCCAAAACCCCCCTCAGGCTCGCCTGCGTCTTCAATCCGCCCCTCCGCGGAAGGGAGGTCCACGACGAGGAGGGGGCCTACCCCCTGGAGGCGGAGGAGGGGGCGGAGAGGTGGTCCGGGATTCAGGGGATGTAG
- a CDS encoding cupin domain-containing protein, producing the protein MFYKGEDEGYRQPLAGISQKTLVYGKESLLTEFRLSRGSHLPQHSHPQEQTGYMVSGRMLLSIGSEEFEAERGDSWCIPGGVEHGALILEDSVAVEIFSPIRTDYIP; encoded by the coding sequence ATGTTTTACAAAGGCGAGGATGAAGGGTATAGGCAGCCCCTGGCGGGGATAAGCCAGAAGACCCTGGTTTACGGGAAGGAAAGCCTCCTCACGGAGTTCAGGCTCTCTCGGGGAAGCCACCTTCCCCAGCACAGCCACCCCCAAGAGCAGACGGGGTATATGGTCTCGGGCAGAATGCTCCTCTCCATCGGCTCAGAGGAGTTCGAGGCAGAACGAGGGGATAGCTGGTGCATACCCGGTGGCGTCGAGCATGGCGCCCTTATCCTTGAAGATTCCGTTGCCGTCGAGATCTTCTCCCCCATCCGGACCGACTACATCCCCTGA
- a CDS encoding orotate phosphoribosyltransferase — translation MELLGICSSCGAAGKLFTCQLCGGLVCARCLDPGSGVCRQCAGGRRAGDLLGGQD, via the coding sequence ATGGAACTTTTGGGGATCTGCAGCTCATGCGGCGCGGCGGGAAAGCTCTTCACCTGCCAGCTCTGTGGGGGGCTCGTCTGCGCGCGATGTCTCGACCCGGGCTCCGGGGTATGCCGCCAGTGCGCTGGCGGTCGGCGGGCCGGCGACCTCCTCGGGGGGCAGGACTGA
- a CDS encoding alkaline phosphatase family protein: MSRSIKLVDVAPTMARVLGVKTPPIDGRPIGGVEGWDCDRVALAIVDSLGYGLYTSLEPYLPNMRKMAREGLLLEAEAVATSTTPAIASILTGLLPQNHGISNTSQASESEIRSLLEWAGSEGVRSAVVMEEEGARTFQGFVEIALGVPRALSAPDFDRQILARSIEALEGDPRVLVAHFVGIDRAAHRGGGIEEIREAASAIDGLIGEMAAAISERAILMVCGDHPIHAGKLQGVFDSGSVALILWWRGLG, translated from the coding sequence ATGTCAAGATCCATCAAGCTCGTGGACGTCGCCCCCACCATGGCCCGGGTCCTGGGGGTGAAGACCCCTCCCATCGACGGGAGGCCGATCGGCGGGGTGGAGGGGTGGGACTGCGACCGCGTCGCCCTCGCCATCGTCGACAGCCTCGGCTACGGCCTCTACACGTCCCTGGAGCCCTACCTGCCGAATATGAGGAAGATGGCGAGGGAGGGGCTCCTCCTCGAGGCCGAGGCGGTCGCGACCTCCACGACGCCGGCCATCGCCTCGATCCTCACGGGCCTCCTACCCCAAAACCACGGGATCAGCAACACCAGCCAGGCCTCCGAATCGGAGATCAGAAGCCTCCTGGAGTGGGCGGGCTCCGAGGGGGTCCGATCGGCGGTGGTGATGGAGGAGGAGGGGGCCCGGACCTTCCAGGGCTTCGTCGAGATCGCCCTCGGCGTCCCCCGGGCCCTCAGTGCCCCCGACTTCGACCGGCAGATCCTGGCCCGGTCTATCGAGGCCCTGGAAGGAGACCCGAGGGTCCTCGTCGCCCACTTCGTCGGGATCGACCGGGCGGCGCATCGGGGCGGGGGGATCGAGGAGATCCGGGAGGCAGCATCCGCCATCGATGGCCTCATCGGAGAGATGGCTGCGGCGATCTCGGAAAGGGCGATTTTGATGGTCTGCGGGGACCACCCCATCCATGCCGGAAAGCTCCAGGGGGTCTTCGACTCGGGGTCAGTGGCCCTGATCCTCTGGTGGAGGGGGTTGGGCTGA
- a CDS encoding DUF362 domain-containing protein: protein MMSDVYFTPLRAEGPKEGEGGRVRGLFEAAGFEALIREGDLTAIKLHFGEQGNETYVRPAFVRPVVDKVKEVGGRPFLTDTATLYGGSRKDAVGHLLTALAHGFDLSSAGAPLIIADGLSGKNFVEVEIGGRHLQGVKIAGDLAAAASMIVLSHFKGHSMAGFGGAIKNLGMGCAPPSGKADQHWASKPAVAEEGCTGCGRCASLCSRSAIVLEVGKAWVDPEVCTGCGACLACPEGAMDLDWERMPIFIQRLVEYALGAVSGKVGRLGFINFVMDVTPECDCAPWSDPPIVPDVGILASKDPVAVDAASLDLVNSQEGIASSALQSHLRRGEDKFRGLWPKVDGSLQIRYGEEMGLGSSRYRLIEI from the coding sequence ATGATGTCAGATGTATATTTTACTCCCCTGAGGGCTGAAGGCCCCAAGGAGGGAGAGGGGGGGCGGGTCCGGGGCCTATTTGAGGCGGCGGGTTTTGAAGCTCTGATCCGGGAGGGAGACCTGACGGCGATAAAGCTCCACTTCGGGGAGCAGGGAAACGAGACCTACGTGAGGCCGGCCTTCGTCCGTCCGGTCGTCGATAAGGTGAAGGAGGTCGGAGGGAGGCCCTTTCTCACCGACACCGCCACTCTCTACGGCGGGAGCAGAAAGGACGCCGTCGGCCACCTCCTGACGGCCCTGGCCCACGGTTTTGATCTTTCGTCGGCGGGAGCGCCCCTGATAATCGCCGACGGCCTCTCCGGGAAGAACTTCGTCGAGGTGGAGATCGGAGGAAGGCACCTCCAGGGGGTGAAGATCGCCGGGGATCTGGCGGCGGCGGCCTCGATGATCGTCCTCTCCCACTTCAAGGGCCACTCCATGGCGGGCTTCGGAGGCGCCATCAAGAACCTGGGGATGGGGTGCGCTCCCCCCTCGGGCAAAGCCGATCAGCACTGGGCCTCAAAGCCCGCCGTGGCGGAGGAGGGATGTACAGGGTGCGGGAGGTGCGCTTCCCTCTGCTCCAGATCCGCTATCGTCCTGGAGGTGGGGAAGGCCTGGGTCGACCCCGAGGTCTGCACCGGCTGCGGCGCCTGCCTCGCCTGTCCGGAGGGGGCGATGGATCTGGACTGGGAGAGGATGCCGATCTTCATCCAGCGGCTCGTCGAGTACGCCCTGGGAGCCGTTTCCGGCAAGGTGGGAAGGCTTGGGTTCATCAACTTCGTCATGGATGTCACCCCGGAGTGCGACTGCGCGCCCTGGAGCGACCCACCCATCGTCCCCGACGTGGGGATCCTCGCCTCGAAGGACCCCGTGGCCGTCGATGCGGCGAGCCTCGATCTGGTCAACTCCCAGGAGGGGATCGCGTCCTCAGCGTTGCAGTCCCATCTCCGACGGGGCGAGGATAAGTTCAGGGGCTTATGGCCGAAGGTGGACGGAAGCCTCCAGATAAGATACGGCGAGGAGATGGGCCTTGGGTCCTCCCGATACCGGCTGATCGAGATCTGA
- a CDS encoding acetate--CoA ligase family protein: MVDLFTEVAGRAEAEDRRYLMEHEVKAVLEGLGISTTGSGVARSEEEAVGMAEAIGYPVVLKIASPEVVHKSDAGGVKLDLKGPEEVGRAYAEMVEAFRGKEIFGVSVQRMAPPGTEAIVGVARDPTFGPILMFGLGGIFVEILRDVSLRSIPITEADAEDMIRGIKGRPLLEGYRGRSADIPALKALLLEISDLVVRHPEIGEMDLNPVILYPEGYAVVDARIIIGEVPEPSAEAPPKVQDLHDLFYPRSIAVIGASGTRGKLGWNVFCNLINHDFQGELYPINPRAESIMGIKAYPRISAVKKPIDVAVILVQASMTPEVVKECCDSGVKYVIVESAGFAEMGEAGRRIEEEMKAITDAYGVRLLGPNCSGIINTHCSMVQSIGIVDALSKGNIGLISQAGVCAAGMLWGLRHIMDFGIVATIGNKLDINETDMLEAVSADENVEVVCMYLESVKGGRRFIDAARRITREKPIIALKSGRTEAGKRAVASHTASIAGDDLVYSAVFSQAGVIRARDYEHMFNLARAVSKQPFPEKDGVFIITYAGSLGVISADAVIDEGMRLSELEPSLKERLLALLPEYVGGTNPVDYTFSMDAETVKRTIEIGVESEDVGSFIVILQAEILGSYVAPLGGIDYGGKPIMVCVAGKEFAMEDVIKMENAGIPVYQTPEQCADAISVMYRHWQSSR, encoded by the coding sequence ATGGTAGATCTGTTCACGGAGGTTGCTGGCCGGGCGGAGGCGGAGGATAGAAGATACCTGATGGAGCACGAGGTGAAGGCCGTCCTCGAGGGGCTGGGGATCTCGACGACGGGGTCGGGGGTCGCCCGATCCGAAGAGGAGGCGGTCGGGATGGCGGAGGCTATCGGCTACCCCGTCGTCCTCAAGATCGCCTCCCCGGAGGTGGTCCACAAGTCCGACGCCGGCGGGGTGAAGCTGGACCTGAAGGGGCCCGAGGAGGTGGGGAGGGCCTACGCTGAGATGGTGGAGGCGTTCCGAGGAAAGGAGATCTTCGGGGTCTCCGTCCAGAGGATGGCCCCGCCGGGGACCGAGGCGATCGTGGGGGTCGCCCGGGACCCCACCTTCGGCCCGATCCTGATGTTCGGCCTCGGCGGGATCTTCGTCGAGATCCTCCGGGACGTGTCGCTGCGGTCGATCCCCATCACCGAGGCCGACGCCGAGGATATGATACGGGGGATAAAGGGGCGGCCCCTCCTGGAGGGATACCGAGGCCGTTCCGCGGATATTCCGGCCCTCAAGGCCCTCCTTCTGGAGATATCCGACCTGGTGGTGAGACACCCGGAGATCGGAGAGATGGACTTGAACCCCGTCATCCTCTACCCCGAGGGGTACGCCGTGGTGGACGCGAGGATCATCATCGGCGAGGTGCCCGAGCCATCCGCCGAGGCCCCTCCGAAGGTCCAGGACCTCCACGACCTCTTCTATCCGAGGAGCATCGCCGTCATCGGAGCCTCGGGGACGAGGGGAAAGCTCGGCTGGAACGTCTTCTGCAACCTGATCAACCACGACTTTCAGGGGGAGCTCTACCCCATCAACCCCCGGGCCGAGTCGATCATGGGGATAAAGGCCTACCCGCGGATCAGCGCCGTCAAAAAGCCGATCGACGTCGCCGTCATCCTCGTCCAGGCGTCGATGACCCCGGAGGTGGTGAAGGAGTGCTGCGACTCCGGCGTCAAGTACGTCATCGTCGAGTCGGCGGGCTTCGCCGAGATGGGGGAGGCGGGGCGGCGGATCGAGGAGGAGATGAAGGCGATCACCGACGCCTACGGCGTCCGGCTCCTGGGCCCCAACTGCTCGGGGATAATAAACACCCACTGCAGCATGGTCCAGTCGATCGGGATCGTCGACGCCCTCTCGAAGGGGAACATCGGCCTCATCTCCCAGGCGGGGGTCTGCGCCGCCGGGATGCTCTGGGGGCTGCGGCACATCATGGACTTCGGGATCGTGGCGACGATCGGAAATAAGCTCGACATCAACGAGACGGATATGCTGGAGGCTGTGAGCGCAGACGAGAACGTCGAGGTCGTCTGCATGTACCTGGAGTCGGTGAAAGGGGGAAGACGGTTCATCGACGCGGCCAGGAGGATAACAAGAGAGAAGCCGATCATCGCCCTCAAGTCCGGCCGGACCGAGGCGGGGAAGAGGGCGGTCGCTTCCCACACCGCCTCCATCGCCGGCGACGACCTCGTCTACAGCGCCGTCTTCTCCCAGGCCGGGGTGATCAGGGCGAGGGACTACGAGCACATGTTCAACCTGGCGAGGGCGGTCTCTAAGCAGCCCTTCCCCGAGAAGGACGGGGTCTTCATCATCACCTACGCCGGGTCCCTGGGGGTCATCTCCGCCGACGCCGTCATCGACGAGGGGATGAGGCTCTCGGAGCTGGAGCCCTCTCTCAAGGAGAGGCTGCTGGCCCTCCTGCCGGAGTACGTCGGCGGGACGAACCCCGTCGACTACACCTTCAGCATGGACGCCGAGACGGTGAAGAGGACGATCGAGATCGGGGTCGAGAGCGAGGACGTGGGAAGCTTCATCGTCATCCTCCAGGCGGAGATCCTCGGAAGCTACGTCGCGCCCCTGGGCGGAATCGACTATGGGGGCAAACCGATCATGGTCTGCGTCGCAGGAAAGGAGTTCGCCATGGAGGACGTCATCAAGATGGAGAACGCCGGGATCCCTGTCTATCAGACCCCCGAGCAGTGCGCCGACGCCATATCGGTGATGTACAGGCACTGGCAGTCTTCGAGATGA